The following is a genomic window from Mauremys mutica isolate MM-2020 ecotype Southern chromosome 4, ASM2049712v1, whole genome shotgun sequence.
cattttccacacacacacacacacacacacacatgcacacaccaaggccattatttcctattacctcttgctgcacagtcaataaattcagatggcgtgagcccaagagagacagacgtccccacggacagtcttcctcccagtgtggctctggggcatatgctggggaatttttacaagagctctccatacagctttaaacatacagctccaaaagctacctggttccagaaatcttctttcaatctttaagtattagagacaatggggcgtcccccagacacttactgccaacttgttccattttgtaaggggactctaacccctcttccccgcgtcaaggtaaagggactctaacccccacctcccgcgtcgagcgctcacttacctctccaggggactcgaacacctggactgggactcaaacccaggctgggactctaacccagactacttggatcctgtgcaaacctggactgggactctaacccagacctaagttgtcagggactcgaaccccgacaatctgctctgggactctaacccaggcaaccttgaccctactcaacgggtaggtggatgttgctggatttctacgagcttcagctggttcacagaactcgccttatcgccgacgcagagatcagactaccaggcaaggctcctctaaatcagaggatgcgcgctgcgttgcctcagagtctgatcccccgccggagagtcagacaaagtcccggcggagtcgccaaagatgtcggggactcgaacccaacagcgaagttcgttgtctgaccgcagtgagacaggcaacaccagcaaggtccgatcaaaagttctttattgacaagtgcacgtatcagtaaagaacagctcgtatccgaaaagaaccagccccctctttacagcttagtattagcttatatagacagttttattacgtcataaattattcacttcacacaacccatatcccacccccctttggttagtaacaaaccctaataacaaagcacatctgtctttctttataatgtaagcaagttgtgatgccccagcaactttcttatcagcatagttgccaagcaccagacactggaagacaggagttaacgcagctggtaacttgaggaatgcacctccctttcgtatctcacttttttccagggctttatgaaacatgctgacttcagtcagattgacataactggtttttgtgctacatctttattcaggcctaacaagagCAACcagttattaattattttttcaggTGTTATCAGGATGGTTTTTAAGAGACCAAGTTAGGACCAAAATTTAGGTTGCAATATCTTAATATTGTTGAACTTTCAGCCCAGTTTGATTGGGATTTAAACCCCCAGTAGTTTTAGCAATTGCAGTGTTGCGCTAGGGCACAGACTACAAGTGAAGCAGAACCAAATGGAGTGCAAATAAACATGTTTTCCAGCTGCAATACAAGCCACAATAAGTAACAGGTTTCTTAAGGCCACTGTTATCCTGACTTTATCTCTGTCAATGTAACCATTTCtcactgaggcaaagagagaggcagcttgCAGATGCTTCAGTCCATGGTGACCCAGTGCAGACAGAGCatttggggaggggctgaggccttgtctactgcACTACAAGGAGCCCTGACAACCTTATAATCCTTTCTACATAAAAGGGTTTCCTTGCTTAACCCAAAGAAGGGTAGATACCTTGACGAGTTTATTCCTTTTTTGGCACTGACTACTGTTGAGTCAGCCAGATATAAAGCCAGCCTACTCCAAAGCTGTGGACAAAGTTTTGTTGTACAACATCAAGGGAGTTAGTACAATTGTGCGTGTGATAATTATGCTTGGAACTCAGATTCCACCTTGCTTCTGGCCTCTGCAGATGCTTACGCCCTTTGCCTTTGTTGTATTTGATCTCTTCCCTTCTGAcaggaagaggagactgaggtCAGAGCTCAGTCTGGTTCCTGGCCACGTGACTGTTGTTTACAAACTTTGGGTTGTAAAAAATAACTTGATGTCCACCAGGGGGCACCACTAGCTTGAGGAATTGTGCAGAAGAGAAGGTGGCTGGgagttctcaacttttttctttctgaggcccccacaaCATGCTCTAAAAACTccccagcccacctgtgccacagaggtacaaaaataaaaaactggcatattatttttgttttacttactcggtgtcaagtatcagaggggtagccgtgttagtctggttctgtaaaagcagcaaagaatcctgtggcaccttatagactaaccgacattttgcagcatgagctttcgtgggtgaatacccacttcttcggatgcaagtagtggaaatttccaggggcaggtatatataagcaagcaagaagcaagctagagataacgaggttagatcaatcagggaggatgaggccctgttctagcagctgaggtgtgaaaaccaagggaggagaaactggttctgtagttggcaagccattcacagtctttgtttaatcctgagctgatggtgtcaaatttgcagatgaactggagctcagcagtttctctttgaagtctggttctaaagtttttttgctgcaggatggccaccttaagatctgctattgtgtggccagggaggttgaagtgttctcctacaggtttttgtatattgccattcccaatgtctgatttgtgtccatttatccttttccttagagactgtccagtttggccgatgtacatagcagaggggcattgctggcatatgatggcgtatattacattggtggacgtgcaggtgaatgaaccggtgatggtgtggctgatctggttaggtcctgtgatggtgttgctggtgtagatatgtgggcagagttggcatcgaggtttgttgcatggattggttcctgagcgagagttactatggtgcagtgtgcagttgctggtgagaatatgcttcaggttggcaggttgtctgtgggcgaggactggcctgccacccaaggcctgtgaaagtgtgggatcattgtccaggatgggttgtagatccctgatgatgtgttggaggggttttagctggggactgtatgtgatggccagtggagtcctgttggtttctttcttgggtttgtcatGCAGGAGGAGGCTtttgggtacacgtctggctctgctgatctgtttccttatttcctcgtctgggtactgtagtcttgagaatgcttggtggagatttccTAGGTGTGAAACTCGTTGCTGGTGCTGACCCACAGGCCGGGTGGCCCGCTGAGGTGAGTAAAGGGGTGGAGGTAGCGCTCCCTCCCCCGAGTCCCTCTGCCTGGGGCAGATCCCCTTATAACCTGCTCACGGCtacccagggggctgcagatccCTAGTTGGGAATCACTGCCCAGAGAATTGCAGTTACTCTTGTACTGAGCccaacttgtgtttggctaaagcatgtcTTCCAGAAGGCACCTAGGTCTGATTGGACaacatcaagagatggaaaatccaccccaTCCCTTGGCCGTTTGTGCCAAGGGTTAATCACCCGCATTTTAACAAATGCATGCCTTATTTCTAACGTGCCATGTTCCTAATGGGACAGGTCCTGATCCGTGACGGGGCTCACAGGCACTAGCAGCAATCATCATTGTGATGTCTTACATAGAGGTCAGCCTGAGTCACTGCCCCCGCCTCCAAATCCTCAACGTCTGGCAGTTGGCATCTCACTCTCATAAATGGCCCCTCTCTTTATAATGGGCTGGAAAAGACTTAAGATCAAAAcgtatgccccctccccccccggcaaaAGATTAGGCTGATCAAAATCTGCAACCAGCTtttgcagctggagcccagctttCTCTTCCATCTGGTTAGCAAACTCACAATGCACCATAACACAAATCACCAAGAGACAACACAGAGGCACTCATAACCCTTTGCAAACCATGAACGCACTAAACCTCACAACTTCACAATCAGCAGGAGGTCAGATCAATATCACTAGTCCCCGTTTGCAGAGGGGGAAACTCTGGCACGGGGAGTCCAAAGGTCAATGTTTTCTAAAGTGGCCACCGACTTGGGGCACCTCCAGGTTTGGGACACCctggtgcctgattttcagaagcatgaAGCATAAGTGCAGCAGAAACCAAGGGGGGCCGtgaatgctcagcatctctgcaaatcaggcctaCTTACTGTGGCCTGAGGAACTGAGCCACCCTGAATTAGTGGACAGGCTTGAAAATCTAGTCTAAGTGCTCAGGGTCtgccccaactcccactgaagtctgtggaaaGATTCCTTTTCATATCAGAGGTCACTAGATTGGGTCCTTCACAATCCATCTGTTCCATCCAGGCCTCAGAATAGAGGCTTTGTTCCTTGGGGAAATTGTTTGGGAACGACTCAGATGAAATCAGCCCTAGTTACAAgacattcccctcctccctgatGGGCTAAGCCAGCATCCCAATTAGTGCCCCCCAAAGGAAGGTGGTGCTCAGGTTTTAACCCTTTACTTGCCATCTTGCAGCGGGGCAGGAGAGGAAAAGTTTGACTTTAAGGTTTTATTCTGCCCAAATCCTGGTTTTCCCATGAAAGGTGAAATGCACCCCAGGGCAGAGGGCCCGCATGGGGCTAGATCGGCAAATGAATGCAAGGACAGATAGTCACGGACTCAGCACCTGCAGCTGGGACATGGTTTTCCAATGAGCTCATTCAGACACCTAAGTAAGGGTCAGATTTCAGCAGTGCCCAATCCCCAGTGTGCAAATGTGTCGGAAAGTCCTGCCCTTAATGCCTGTTTTGAGGACTTAAGTAGTGCCAAGGCCTCGGGCGAATGTCACTCTAAAATGATAGCTATGGAGTCCCGCTAGCATGTGCCAATGACGCACATAGAGGAAGGCATGAGCCAACCAGGACAAATATAGGGCAATACACAGACTGAGGAAGTGGATGAAATGCCACCTGCTGCCTGCGGGGACTGGGTATTCACTCAATAAATAGTCAGCAAGCTGAGGAAAGGCACCAATCAGCAAAGGGAGCCAGGATCCAGCTTTCTGAGCCCAGCTCCCAGCATGACATGAGTTTGGTGGAGCTCAGCCCAACTCCCAGCAGCCTGGTATTCACCTCACACAAGCACCACAACTGGCAGCAACTCAGGCCGCCTGGTCAGCAGCCTCAGCGGAGAAGGCAAGGCCCTACTGAGACTAAATCCCCACCTTCAGGCCCTCCACAGCTGAGTCTCATTGACagagtaggattttttttttttaataatggagatagacccatctcctagaactggaagggaccccaaagggtcatcgagtctagccccctgccttcactagcagggccaagtactgattttgccccagatctctaagtggccccctcaaggattgaactcacaaccctgggtttagtaggccaatgctcaaaccactgagctatccctcccccccccatctatTAAAATAGATGTGGGCAGAACTGCAATGTTCTATGCattaatctcttttttttttctccatagcTAAGAAGTACAGTGGCTTTCTGGCTTCAGAGTCCCTGATCAAACAGATTCCTCTCATCTTGGGTCAGGGTCTGAACAAAGCTGCCAAGTTCCCCTCCCTCTTTGCTCACAATGAAAACATGGTGGCCAAGGTCAATGAAGTCCAGTCTATCATCAGATTTCAAATGAAAAAGGTAAACAATAAATGCAAAACCCCAGAAGTCAGTTACACAGCATGtgatgggagtcaggactgtaATGAAGTTATTGGCTGCCTGCCATTATACATGGATTTGCACTGTCAGGGCTGGACTGCAGTTTTCCTCCAGTGTTGTTAAGGAGGCTGCTAGTGGAAAATATCCTGTCAATCTCAGTTTGTGTGTTTAGGGAACACAAAGCATTCAGATGCTAACCTGAGGATGGAGGgaatttaaatttgttttaaactACAGATGCAAGTTAAGGGGCCTGAACTTGGAAAATGCTGAGGGCTCTTgatgctcactgaagtcagtgggaattaagGACATGCGCAGCACCTGGCATGATTGGCTCCTGCAGTTAGGGAGGATCAAGTGGTCAAGCTTCAGTTAGCCAGGAATTAGGATAATAGGTTTGTATTATATAGACTGATGTATGTAGTAGCTGAAGCTTTATGCTTAATACTGTGCAAATGAACTTCACAGTCTTACAGGTGAAACAGTGAGTTTCAAGTAGTGCTTTCTTATATTTGCTTTAAAAGTTTAACTTTCAAGAAAGTTAATATAGAGGATGGAACCAGAGTTTTAAATGAACACAGCCCTAATTCAAATGCTTAATCTTCATGTCTGGCAGCATGATGGTCAAAACCTGACTCAGCAAATATTGCTTGACTGAGTATTTCCCATCAAGCTTAATTGGCCActtgatttaaaaacaacttgAATGAACCAAGAGCAAAAGTGGTAGTCTTTGAACATATCAATCTTTCACTAAACAGCTTGAGCTACTGAATTCCTGGCACTGCAGTATTgatttattatttccattttaaacttTTCTTCAGTCTGTAATCTGGCTATATATCATAGATTTGAGCAAATTTGGTACCCAGGGTGTAGTGTTTACAGAAGGAAAAGCAAAGCTTGGTGGCTGAGATGCAAAAAAGCAGAAATAATATGATCCTAATGATTTTTCtaatatgaaaaatataaacaaaacagaTTATTGTAAAACAAATATTCTGTGCAGCATGGATTGGTGATTTTGTGGAACCTGTTGGTTGGGGAGGAGAGATTTATCTTTAAAAATTTTATTGCATAGTGTAGGGAGGAGAGTGTATTGGACTGAGTATTGATAAATTTCAGTTCTCTTCCCTGGTCTGTCATTGATCTTGTGGTgtagagcaagtcacttaacttctgccTCAAGTTTCTGATCTACAAAACAAGAATAATCATACTTACAAccttttttaaagtactttgagatcttctAATAAAAAGTACTGTATAATTAGCTGACTAGTTTAATCATCAGCAAAGATTGCACCCAGTTTTTTAGCATACATGTTTCGTTACAGCATGTGGAAGCCAGTGGCAAAGTTATGTCTGGTTTTTTGATAAAGGAACTGAAAAAATTAGGTTGAGCTTGGTCGAATGTAAAGCTGTTCAGATCTAAATTTCACAAATGGTGCATTTAATGGAGTCTTCAAGTATCAAACTCTGGAAACTTTGGAATTCCATAAAGCATTTCCAGGCTGTGGAGGAATTGTTGTAATTGGGGAATTGTAAACCCTGTAGTATaacattttatcttttaaaaaaagatttatggGAAGACTCAATTGCAGCCTACAGATGGATTCCAAAGATTTAAACCAGCCCTTTAATCTAATTATGTACATATTTTGATGACTGAATCTACTTAAGCTATTGTATGGTTGTCTTTAAACTGACTGTACTATAAAGTCTGTATCAGTGGAGCTGAATGATGACATtgtccttctccctgccccaggtgctTTGTCTGGCAGTGGCTGTTGGCCATGTAAAAATGACTAAAGATGAGCTAGTCTACAACTTTCACCTGGCCATCGACTTCCTGGTGTTCTTGCTGAAGAACTGTCAGAATGTGCATGTTGTACATCAAGAGCACCATGGGGAAACCACAGCGCCTCTACTAAACTGGTAGTAATAAATGTTTCAGAGCACCCAGTCACTCTGCGTCTGTCTCTCCTCATCCACAGAGTTTTCAGTCGTGTTAGGACTCTTGCTCCCAATCCTTTTGAGTAGCTGTCTCATTCTATTAGACTGAGACCTCTGCTGTACCTTGCCATTGTCAGTCACCTCCTGCGTACTTGTTTGTAACTTAACCTTTATTGGAGCTGCTTGTGATTCAGCAttttagagcagtgattctcaccCCAGGGATGCACATACCCCCCTCTAGCTATTTGCTTAGTGTTATGACAGGTTACATGAAATGCACTAGccaagtcaatacaaactaaagtttcatacagacaatgacttgtttatatggcTCTATGTActttcatttcagtgtatagtacaatatttatattccaatcaatttattttataattatatggtaaaaatcagAGTAAGCAATTTTTCTGTACTAGTCTGCTGTGACACTTTTCTATTTTTGTCTgactttgtaagcaagtagtttttaagtgaggtgaaacttgggggtactcaagacaaatcagcctcctgaaaggggtacagtagtctggaaaggttgagaactactgtgtTAGAGCAGCCCTTATGCCACTGAGAGAGTACCTAAAGTTAAATGAGGAGCAGCCACAGTTAAATGACAGGGATCAGCAGGGAGGCTTCTCATAAAGATGAGCTGCAAAGCCAGATGAGTTGAGCAGATTCCCATCCTGAAGGCTCTCACCAGCTAGTCAGAAGCCTTCAACATGGAAAGATTTCTTCGATGAAACCCTTTTTAAGCCCTTCTTAGAATATGATGTCTTCACAGAATTTTATaaaccctgcacccccccccccgccacccaatCAGTTTTAAAATCCAACCAAGAGtgtatgcttttttaaaaaaaacaaaaactccaaAGAGGAGTAGTATTTTATAGCTCAGCAAAGCCTTAGCATGGATAGACCCATAACTGGCCTTTATCTTGAGAGTACTGAGAAGTAGGCACATGTTTGAATTAATGGTATGATTCATAGAGACACCATGAAGAGAAATATTAAATCTGCCTGAATTTTGTTGTCTTCCGATAACACTTAGGACAAAACTCTTAAGATATTAGAAgggaaaatatttctctttttcaGTTGATTTACTTCATATATTTGACAAtgtgtatagtcagtttcctCTTGCGGGTCTAAGTCACAGTAAGATTGACAGAAACTTCCTAAAAGTGTGTAATTGTAAAATCTCAAATTTGCGAAGGGTCTGAAACTACTTCTAACTAACATCTTGGAAAAGACATGCATTTGACTGTCCCTCTAATGGAAATATACATAGCAGGTTATGTTCCCTTCCCAGTGAAAACTCAGTGGGAGTGGCAAACTTGTCAGTGCGCCTGTGTGAAATGGGGAGGTACCTCAAATGTTatagaagaaagaaaaatgcttggAAAGCTGTTTTACTGTACTTCCTTCTAAAAGGATAAAGAAATAAGGTTTAAATACAGTAAAATCAATGCTTGCTGTTAGTGGAGTTTCAAGCCACACTGTCTAGTCTCGGCAGAGATTTTCTGCTTCATTGAAATCCTCCCAGGGTGTCATTGCTCTTTAAATGCTTTTTAGCAGGTTTCTGGGTTACTAGGGATCACTGGATATATTTGAATTCAAAACTGCACCTCCAATTTCACTGGCCTGTCACCTGCTTTGTTCCAAGGAAAAAGCATGCAGAAAATCCATGTCTGTGGATGATTTGAAACAATGTTACCTTTCTAATGAGCCCAGtacgagagagagagatggcaggTAGCCCTACACTGTATATCCACAGAGAACAGGACCAGAAAGGCTAGTCAAAGAAGATTCCCCTCGGCTGGCTGTGCCAGTTTGTTTGAACTTTGGAGAAGACCTCATGTACAGATGGTAAAAGTCACTTGGACTCACTCTTTCACCTTGGCTGAGACTGCTAACAATGGAATTAATTACTCAAGACTTTCAGTGGCTTTTATAATGGTACCTGTTTACTTAAAACTAGACTTAGCACAA
Proteins encoded in this region:
- the LOC123369242 gene encoding 60S ribosomal protein L10a-like, with translation MSLVELSPTPSSLVFTSHKHHNWQQLRPPAKKYSGFLASESLIKQIPLILGQGLNKAAKFPSLFAHNENMVAKVNEVQSIIRFQMKKVLCLAVAVGHVKMTKDELVYNFHLAIDFLVFLLKNCQNVHVVHQEHHGETTAPLLNWHGQSPAPC